One segment of Pandoraea pnomenusa DNA contains the following:
- a CDS encoding N-acyl-D-amino-acid deacylase family protein, whose product MTDCLANRTVDTLITDVRLADGSGAPVTDERFDVALRDGRIHAVAPAGALAGWQASQRIAGRAQVLSPGFIDVHTHDDTNVIRTPDMTPKLSQGVTTVVVGNCGISAAPVTLGGDPPDPMNLLGEADAFRYPTFAAYVEALERAQPAINVAALIGHTALRNNHMDRLDRPATEAEIEGMRAQLREALANGALGLSTGLAYANANAAPTEEVLALAEPLAEAGGLYATHLRTEFAEILEALDEAFRIGRHARVPVVVSHLKCAGVDNWGRSTEILDALDKARRFQPVGCDCYPYTASSSTLDLKQVTDDFDILVTWSQPHPEQGGKLLAEIAAQWGVGLMDAATRLQPAGAVYHCMEEDDVRRILRHPATVVGSDGLPNDPLPHPRLWGAFPRVLGRYSREQQLFPLAEAVHKMTGLSAERFGLTGRGFVREGYWADLVLFDPDTVADAATFTDPMQPAHGIAAVWVNGVLSWQDRAPTQHARAGRFVRRGTPQPVL is encoded by the coding sequence ATGACTGACTGCCTCGCGAACCGCACGGTGGACACCCTCATCACCGATGTGCGACTGGCCGACGGCTCCGGCGCGCCGGTCACCGACGAGCGTTTCGATGTCGCGCTGCGCGACGGCCGCATCCATGCCGTGGCGCCGGCCGGCGCGCTTGCCGGCTGGCAGGCCTCGCAGCGGATCGCGGGGCGGGCTCAGGTGCTGAGTCCCGGCTTTATCGACGTGCACACGCATGACGATACCAACGTGATACGCACCCCGGACATGACGCCGAAGCTCTCGCAAGGCGTGACGACGGTGGTCGTGGGCAACTGCGGGATCAGCGCCGCGCCGGTCACGCTCGGGGGCGATCCGCCCGATCCGATGAACCTGCTCGGCGAGGCCGACGCTTTCCGCTATCCGACATTCGCGGCCTATGTCGAAGCGCTGGAGCGGGCGCAGCCGGCGATCAACGTGGCCGCGCTCATCGGTCACACGGCGCTGCGCAACAATCATATGGACCGCCTCGACCGCCCCGCGACGGAAGCGGAAATCGAGGGGATGCGCGCGCAGTTGCGCGAAGCGCTGGCCAACGGCGCGCTGGGCTTGTCCACGGGCCTCGCCTATGCGAATGCGAACGCCGCCCCCACGGAAGAGGTGCTCGCGCTGGCCGAGCCGCTCGCCGAGGCGGGCGGGCTGTACGCGACGCATCTGCGCACCGAGTTCGCCGAGATCCTGGAGGCGCTCGACGAGGCATTCCGCATTGGACGGCACGCGCGCGTACCGGTGGTCGTGTCGCACCTGAAGTGTGCCGGCGTCGACAACTGGGGACGCAGCACCGAGATTCTCGACGCGCTCGACAAGGCACGGCGCTTCCAGCCGGTTGGCTGCGATTGCTATCCATACACGGCCAGTTCGTCGACGCTCGATCTCAAGCAGGTCACCGACGACTTCGACATTCTCGTGACATGGTCGCAGCCGCACCCGGAGCAGGGCGGCAAGCTGCTCGCGGAAATCGCTGCGCAGTGGGGTGTGGGTCTGATGGATGCCGCAACACGGCTTCAGCCGGCAGGTGCGGTGTACCACTGCATGGAAGAGGACGACGTGCGGCGCATTCTTCGTCACCCCGCGACGGTCGTGGGCTCGGACGGTCTGCCCAATGACCCGCTGCCGCACCCGCGACTGTGGGGGGCATTCCCGCGCGTGCTGGGCCGATACAGCCGCGAGCAGCAACTGTTCCCGCTGGCCGAGGCCGTCCACAAAATGACAGGATTGTCGGCCGAGCGCTTCGGGCTGACCGGGCGGGGCTTCGTGCGCGAGGGCTACTGGGCCGATCTGGTCCTGTTCGATCCGGACACCGTGGCCGATGCCGCGACCTTCACCGACCCCATGCAGCCGGCCCACGGTATCGCCGCCGTGTGGGTCAATGGCGTACTGTCGTGGCAGGACCGTGCACCCACGCAGCATGCGCGAGCCGGACGCTTTGTGCGGCGTGGCACGCCGCAGCCGGTACTTTGA
- a CDS encoding amino acid deaminase yields the protein MNDTNYQHGMIDTLNKGLGAMPTPLAPSATAGLGWNLLAEDLSLPTAVLYEDKIRHNLAWMQRFVHEYGVKLAPHGKTTMAPKLFRRQLEGGAWGITLATAQQTNAAYHHGVRRVLMANQLVGKRNMALIADLLKDPDFEFFCLVDSAEAVVHLGTFFRARGQSIQVLIELGVTGGRTGVRDDAQQRAVLDALARYPDAVKLAGVEVYEGVLSTESDIRAFLQRAVSTTRELVAAGRIERTPAVLSGAGSAWYDVVADEFAHKDVGAALDVVLRPGCYLTHDVGIYKAAQAQIATRNPIARQMRSQLQPALQLWAYVQSIPEPERAIIALGKRDAAFDAGMPEPAQQFRPGEDKTPKATPAHWEVTGMMDQHAYLRIAPGDDIRVGDMIAFDISHPCLTFDKWRHLPVVDSDYNVVDIVQTFF from the coding sequence ATGAATGATACAAACTATCAGCACGGCATGATCGATACCCTGAACAAGGGTCTTGGGGCGATGCCCACGCCGCTGGCGCCGTCGGCGACGGCCGGCCTCGGATGGAATCTGCTCGCCGAAGACCTGAGCCTGCCCACGGCGGTGCTTTATGAAGACAAGATCCGTCACAACCTCGCGTGGATGCAGCGATTCGTGCATGAGTACGGCGTGAAACTCGCCCCGCACGGCAAGACGACGATGGCACCGAAGCTGTTCCGTCGGCAGCTCGAGGGCGGCGCGTGGGGCATCACGCTTGCCACGGCGCAGCAAACTAATGCGGCGTACCACCACGGGGTGCGCCGGGTGCTCATGGCGAACCAGCTGGTCGGCAAGCGCAACATGGCGTTAATCGCCGACTTGCTGAAAGATCCCGATTTCGAATTCTTCTGCCTGGTGGACTCGGCAGAGGCCGTGGTGCATCTAGGCACCTTCTTCCGGGCGCGCGGCCAGTCGATTCAGGTGCTCATCGAGTTGGGCGTGACGGGCGGACGCACCGGCGTGCGCGACGACGCACAGCAACGCGCCGTGCTCGACGCCCTCGCCCGCTACCCGGACGCCGTCAAGCTCGCGGGCGTGGAAGTCTACGAGGGCGTGCTGAGTACCGAGTCGGACATTCGCGCGTTCCTCCAACGTGCCGTGAGCACCACGCGCGAGCTGGTCGCGGCGGGTCGCATCGAGCGCACGCCTGCGGTGCTCTCGGGCGCCGGGTCGGCATGGTACGACGTGGTGGCCGACGAGTTCGCGCACAAGGACGTCGGGGCAGCGCTCGACGTCGTGCTGCGCCCCGGCTGCTACCTTACGCACGACGTGGGCATCTACAAGGCAGCGCAGGCGCAGATCGCCACGCGCAATCCCATCGCAAGGCAGATGCGCTCGCAGTTGCAACCGGCGCTCCAGCTCTGGGCCTACGTGCAATCGATTCCGGAACCGGAGCGGGCGATCATCGCGCTGGGCAAGCGCGACGCCGCATTCGATGCGGGCATGCCCGAACCGGCGCAACAGTTTCGTCCCGGCGAGGACAAGACACCGAAGGCGACGCCGGCGCATTGGGAAGTCACCGGCATGATGGATCAGCACGCATACCTGCGCATTGCGCCGGGCGACGACATCCGCGTGGGCGACATGATCGCGTTCGACATTTCGCACCCGTGCCTGACGTTCGACAAATGGCGTCATCTGCCCGTGGTCGACAGCGACTACAACGTCGTTGACATCGTGCAGACATTCTTCTGA
- a CDS encoding MDR family MFS transporter — MAPSPSTPHSAGQVLPFRQSLVAMLGLCFCTMMVALDQTVVGTALPTIVAELKGFEYYAWVATSYLLTSVITVPIFGRLGDFYGRKRFVMAAIIVFTAASVLCGAASSMPFLVIARALQGIGGGMLVGTAFACVPELFPDSHVRLRWQVMLSSAFGIANAIGPSLGGFLTEAYGWRSVFYVNLPVGLLGVWFVGRHLPHMRADEHGKTSLDWLGALLIAAALGSLQMLVEWLPADGLSRGVLALLVVFVVASYVLYAWEKRTSHPILPFEMFRDKSLAPLFVLSVFAGFTMFGILFYAPLMLQGGFGLSPRETGLLVTPLVVCITVGSIVNGRLITRLRNPNVMLYGGFLLLALACAGIITTHRGTSHALLASYMFIAGLGLGFVMPNLTVFAQEVAGRAHLGIATALMQSLRMIGGMLGTAIVGTLVNHSYTARVKDALAANDGTQWTGQLTDPQILVNSQAQSDFLMTLAHMGQNGALFIESARSSLVAAIHNGQMMSLAAALAGLWFVRRVPLIRLTRGAKASPPPAE, encoded by the coding sequence ATGGCTCCCAGTCCCAGCACCCCGCACTCGGCGGGGCAGGTGTTGCCCTTCCGACAGTCGCTCGTGGCGATGCTCGGGCTTTGTTTCTGCACGATGATGGTGGCGCTCGACCAGACGGTCGTCGGCACGGCGCTGCCGACCATCGTCGCCGAGCTCAAGGGCTTCGAGTACTACGCCTGGGTCGCAACGTCGTATCTCCTGACCTCCGTCATCACCGTGCCGATCTTCGGTCGGCTCGGTGATTTCTACGGCCGCAAACGCTTCGTGATGGCGGCCATCATCGTATTTACGGCCGCGTCCGTGCTGTGCGGCGCGGCCAGCAGCATGCCGTTCCTCGTCATCGCACGTGCCCTGCAGGGCATTGGCGGCGGCATGCTCGTCGGCACCGCCTTCGCGTGCGTGCCTGAACTCTTCCCCGACTCGCACGTGCGCCTGCGCTGGCAGGTCATGCTCAGCTCCGCGTTCGGCATCGCCAACGCCATCGGCCCGTCGCTCGGCGGTTTCCTCACCGAAGCCTACGGCTGGCGCTCGGTGTTCTACGTCAACCTGCCCGTCGGGCTGCTCGGCGTATGGTTCGTCGGTCGACACCTGCCTCACATGCGCGCCGACGAACACGGCAAGACGAGCCTCGACTGGCTCGGCGCCCTGCTCATCGCCGCCGCACTCGGAAGCCTGCAAATGCTCGTGGAGTGGCTGCCGGCGGACGGCCTGTCGCGTGGCGTGCTCGCGCTGCTCGTCGTGTTCGTGGTCGCGTCCTACGTGCTCTACGCGTGGGAGAAGCGAACGTCTCACCCGATCCTGCCGTTCGAGATGTTCCGCGACAAAAGCCTCGCGCCGCTCTTCGTGCTGTCGGTCTTCGCAGGCTTCACGATGTTCGGCATCCTCTTCTACGCGCCCCTGATGTTGCAGGGCGGCTTCGGCCTGTCGCCGCGCGAAACCGGTCTGCTGGTCACGCCGCTGGTGGTCTGCATCACCGTGGGCAGCATCGTCAACGGACGCCTCATCACGCGCTTGCGCAATCCGAACGTGATGCTCTACGGCGGTTTCCTGCTGCTCGCGCTCGCCTGTGCCGGCATCATCACCACCCATCGCGGCACCTCGCACGCGCTGCTCGCGAGCTACATGTTCATCGCCGGCCTCGGCCTCGGCTTTGTGATGCCCAATCTCACGGTTTTCGCGCAGGAAGTCGCCGGCCGCGCGCATCTGGGCATCGCCACCGCGCTCATGCAGTCGCTGCGCATGATCGGCGGCATGCTCGGCACGGCCATCGTCGGCACGCTGGTGAATCACAGCTACACCGCCCGCGTGAAGGACGCGCTCGCCGCAAACGATGGCACCCAATGGACCGGGCAACTCACCGATCCGCAGATCCTCGTGAACTCGCAAGCCCAAAGCGACTTCCTCATGACGCTCGCCCACATGGGCCAGAACGGCGCCCTGTTCATCGAGTCGGCGCGCTCGTCGCTGGTCGCCGCGATTCACAACGGGCAGATGATGTCGCTCGCCGCGGCACTCGCCGGCCTGTGGTTCGTGCGGCGCGTGCCGCTCATTCGTCTGACGCGCGGCGCCAAGGCGTCGCCGCCGCCCGCGGAGTGA
- a CDS encoding MarR family winged helix-turn-helix transcriptional regulator, which translates to MPTPQKRNVIQQLSLTYRAMMLAFDAKVGHPLPRWRIILTLAEQGTCSQKYLAEHCRLDPASLTRQLQSMEALGWLTRAPDPDDNRLTNVTLTTAGAEVYEEATPRRQAFFDDALEGMTPAEIATLESALGHLEEQFKSVVVRAKSTAPDARPATRRSPAEPVNTDPPPPARKRSSRNPA; encoded by the coding sequence ATGCCGACCCCTCAGAAACGCAACGTCATCCAGCAACTCAGCCTGACGTATCGCGCGATGATGCTCGCCTTCGACGCGAAGGTCGGACACCCGTTGCCGAGATGGCGAATCATTCTCACGCTCGCCGAACAAGGCACCTGCTCGCAGAAGTATCTGGCCGAACATTGCCGGCTCGACCCGGCGTCGCTCACGCGCCAGTTGCAGTCCATGGAAGCGCTCGGCTGGCTCACTCGCGCCCCCGACCCGGACGACAACCGCCTCACCAATGTCACGCTCACTACCGCCGGTGCCGAGGTGTACGAGGAGGCCACGCCGCGTCGCCAGGCTTTCTTCGACGACGCGCTCGAAGGCATGACGCCCGCCGAGATCGCGACGCTGGAAAGCGCATTGGGCCATCTCGAGGAACAGTTCAAGTCGGTGGTGGTCCGCGCGAAATCGACCGCGCCGGACGCCCGGCCCGCCACGCGACGCAGTCCTGCGGAACCCGTCAACACGGATCCGCCGCCACCGGCGCGCAAACGGTCGTCACGCAATCCGGCATGA
- a CDS encoding MurR/RpiR family transcriptional regulator, with protein MAETFDIVTRVAERSDHLSQAERKVAQVVLEDVAGAAAASINVLAERAGVSEASVTRFAKAMGCRDVRDLKLRLAQAAVVGQRFLGANAANAQDGSGETIDRIADDIQTTLQVHRGLIKPDVVRRAAGRLLSARMVYAFGMGGGSSLMADEARYRLVRLGRPVASYQDAVLARMVAGTLGRDDVVLAFSVSGHTPELVSACEIAREYGAQVVAVTATASPLATLADEVLPIRALETDFIFKPSSSRYAMLLAMDVLATELALLAKPQSQALLRRIKYVLDTHRGGGDRQPLGD; from the coding sequence ATGGCCGAAACCTTCGATATCGTGACGCGCGTTGCCGAGCGCAGCGACCACCTGAGTCAGGCGGAGCGCAAAGTCGCGCAGGTGGTGCTCGAAGACGTGGCCGGCGCCGCGGCGGCGTCGATCAATGTGCTCGCCGAGCGCGCCGGGGTGAGCGAGGCCAGCGTGACCCGCTTCGCCAAGGCAATGGGCTGCCGGGATGTGCGGGACCTGAAGCTGCGTCTGGCACAGGCGGCGGTGGTGGGGCAGCGCTTTCTGGGCGCGAACGCCGCCAACGCGCAGGACGGCTCGGGCGAGACCATCGACCGGATCGCCGACGATATTCAGACGACGCTCCAGGTGCATCGCGGACTCATCAAGCCAGACGTGGTGCGTCGTGCCGCGGGGCGGTTGCTGTCGGCGCGCATGGTCTACGCGTTCGGCATGGGGGGCGGGTCGTCGCTCATGGCCGACGAGGCCCGTTACCGGCTCGTGCGGCTGGGGCGCCCGGTGGCGAGCTATCAGGATGCCGTGCTCGCCCGCATGGTCGCCGGCACGCTCGGTCGGGACGACGTGGTGCTCGCCTTTTCGGTGAGCGGCCATACGCCGGAGCTGGTGTCGGCGTGCGAGATCGCGCGGGAGTATGGCGCGCAGGTGGTCGCGGTCACGGCGACGGCATCGCCCCTCGCGACGCTGGCCGACGAGGTGCTGCCGATTCGCGCGCTGGAAACGGATTTCATTTTCAAACCGTCGTCGTCGCGCTACGCGATGCTGCTGGCAATGGACGTGCTGGCCACGGAACTGGCGTTGCTCGCCAAGCCGCAGAGCCAGGCGCTGTTGCGGCGCATCAAGTACGTGCTGGACACGCATCGGGGCGGCGGCGATCGCCAGCCCCTGGGAGACTGA